The Ornithorhynchus anatinus isolate Pmale09 chromosome 1, mOrnAna1.pri.v4, whole genome shotgun sequence genome includes a window with the following:
- the CHRND gene encoding acetylcholine receptor subunit delta, which yields MDFQEILVDLGSKTPAGLFRARVRVAVGSRTMVFLGLVGLEPTAFTRSLPGLLAQETVTNFQILGCPFPLPIPGGWATNQEKRLIHYLFEENGYNKKLRPVNNKGDSVDINLALTLSNLISLKEVDETLTTNVWIEHGWTDSRLEWNMSEFGDIGILRLPPDMLWLPEIVLENNNDGSFQISYACNVLVYPNGYVYWLPPAIFRSSCPISVTYFPFDWQNCSLKFSSLMYTAKEITLHLKQEEDKETNRFYPVEWIIIDPEGFTENGEWEIVHRPARKNIDPGAPLDSTGHQDITFYLIIRRKPLFYVINILVPCVLISFMINLVFYLPADSGEKTSLAISVLLAQSVFLLLISKRLPATSHAIPLIGKFLLFGMVLVTLVVVICVIVLNIHFRTPSTHVLSEGLKKLFLETLPRLLHMSQPAEEEQSPGGTQVRRTSSLGYIVKAEEYFTLKSRSDLMFEKQSERHGLTSRVTPACNLPVGSEEAQQQLYGEMKPALDGANFIVMHMRDKNHYNEEKDSWNRVARTADRLCLFVVTPIMVLGAAWIFLQGAYNQPPLQPFPGDPFSYLEEDKRLI from the exons ATGGACTTCCAAGAG ATCCTGGTGGACCTGGGCTCCAAGACCCCGGCGGGGTTGTTCCGGGCCCGGGTGCGGGTGGCCGTGGGGAGCCGGACGATGGTCTTTCTGGGGTtggtgggactcgaacccacggccttcACCCGCAGCCTTCCCGGCCTCCTGGCCCAA GAAACGGTCACCAATTTCCAGATCCTTGGatgtccctttcctctccctatcCCAGGCGGCTGGGCCACGAACCAGGAGAAGCGACTGATCCATTACTTGTTTGAGGAGAACGGCTACAATAAGAAGCTACGGCCCGTGAACAACAAAGGGGACAGCGTTGATATCAACTTGGccctgactctgtccaacctcatctcGCTG AAAGAAGTCGACGAGACCCTCACCACCAACGTATGGATCGAGCAT GGCTGGACGGACAGCCGGCTCGAGTGGAACATGTCCGAGTTTGGGGACATCGGCATTCTGCGCCTGCCTCCTGACATGCTGTGGCTCCCCGAGATTGTGCTGGAGAACAA CAATGACGGTTCCTTCCAGATCTCCTACGCATGCAACGTCCTggtctacccaaacggctacgtGTACTGGCTACCGCCTGCCATCTTCCGCTCATCCTGTCCCATCAGCGTCACCTACTTCCCCTTTGACTGGCAGAACTGCTCCCTCAAGTTCAG CTCTCTGATGTACACAGCCAAGGAGATCACGTTGCacctgaagcaggaggaggacaaagagactAATCGCTTCTATCCTGTGGAGTGGATCATCATTGACCCGGAAGGTTTTACTG AAAATGGGGAGTGGGAGATTGTGCACAGGCCGGCACGGAAGAACATTGACCCTGGAGCCCCCCTGGACAGCACCGGCCACCAAGACATCACCTTCTATCTCATCATCCGGCGCAAACCGCTCTTCTACGTCATCAACATCCTGGTGCCCTGCGTGCTCATCTCCTTCATGATCAACCTCGTCTTCTACCTGCCCGCCGACA GCGGTGAGAAAACGTCACTGGCCATCTCGGTGCTGCTGGCCCAGTCTGTCTTCCTGTTGCTTATTTCCAAACGCCTGCCTGCCACCTCCCACGCCATCCCCCTCATCGGCAA GTTCCTTCTCTTCGGCATGGTTCTGGTGACTTTGGTCGTGGTCATCTGCGTGATCGTGCTGAACATCCACTTCCGGACACCCAGCACTCACGTGCTCTCTGAGGGACTCAAGAAG ctgttTCTGGAGACCCTCCCCCGGCTGCTCCACATGTCCCagccagcggaggaggagcaAAGTCCTGGAGGGACCCAGGTGCGCCGGACCAGCTCCCTGGGCTACATCGTCAAGGCCGAAGAGTACTTCACGCTCAAGTCCCGCAGTGACCTCATGTTTGAAAAGCAGTCAGAGAGGCACGGGCTGACCAGCCGCGTCACACCCGCAT GTAATCTCCCGGTGGGATCAGAGGAGGCCCAGCAGCAGCTGTACGGTGAAATGAAGCCTGCCTTAGATGGAGCCAACTTCATTGTCATGCACATGAGGGACAAGAACCACTACAATGAG gagaaGGACAGCTGGAACCGGGTGGCCCGCACAGCGGATCGGCTCTGCCTTTTCGTGGTGACACCCATAATGGTGTTGGGCGCGGCCTGGATCTTCCTACAAGGGGCCTACAACCAGCCCCCGCTCCAGCCCTTCCCGGGAGACCCCTTCTCCTACTTGGAGGAAGACAAGCGCCTTATCTAG